A genomic window from Silene latifolia isolate original U9 population chromosome Y, ASM4854445v1, whole genome shotgun sequence includes:
- the LOC141634157 gene encoding uncharacterized protein At2g33490-like encodes MKSSFGMLKKFSFLKNDAAKDRHDFHRPPKIDELALASQEMQDMRNCYDSLLSAAAATANSAYEFSESLREMGGCLLDKAKLYKDGDSRKALLMLGNIQLELRKLVDLYRSHIFVTITNPSESLLNQLQTVQEMKQQCDEKRTVYKYILAQQQEKGRSKGGKGESFSMDQLRQAHTEYEEEATLCVFRLKSLKEGQSRCLLTQAARHHTAQLNFFKRGIKSLEAIDPYVKLIAEKQHIDYQLSGLDDNDGEDEEENSYDSKDQGELSFDYRPQKLGNDAVATSRNSMELDQEEESVPKPSTMENTEFRFEKVQADSQMLDSEPRTSNYSHSAPILAEKKIDPAERIRRMRPSLTQKFHTYVLPTPGDAKPSSSTRTSSAPRSRPKNLSDQNIWLSSPIETNMNKRDSKEDSQSVGNSIQASTRLPPLADGLPSRPSDAVDSSDHKKIKRQAFSGPLSNNPRSTKSSLSAFGPISGPISQPLIPRPSSPKASHRSPPSVSPPKISEHHELPRPPGNAINKPGFSGFAAPFPSKNSEFAVKNKTTSTASNTASPLPMPPVTFPRSLSTPSSHYRAKALSITKVFESSQHNKDAASPPLTPMSLSNANTVLASPRAGTSSLEK; translated from the exons ATGAAGTCTTCATTTGGTATGCTCAAGAAATTCTCTTTCCTTAAAAATGATGCCGCTAAAGATCGCCACGATTTCCATCGTCCTCCTAAAATCGACGAACTTGCTCTCGCTTCTCAg GAGATGCAGGACATGCGCAACTGCTATGATAGCTTGCTCTCTGCTGCTGCTGCGACTGCAAATTCTGCATATG AGTTTTCAGAGTCTCTACGCGAAATGGGTGGCTGTCTACTGGACAAAGCTAAATTGTACAAGGATGGCGATAGTA gAAAGGCCTTGTTGATGCTGGGAAACATTCAACTTGAACTTCGGAAACTTGTTGATCTTTAT CGTTCCCATATATTCGTCACTATCACGAATCCATCAGAATCTCTTCTCAATCAACTTCAAACTGTGCAG GAAATGAAACAGCAGTGTGATGAGAAAAG AACTGTATACAAATACATACTGGCACAACAGCAAGAAAAAGGACGGTCAAAAGGTGGAAAAGGTGAAAGTTTTTCTATGGATCAGTTGAGGCAAGCCCATACTGAATATGAAGAGGAAGCTACTCTATGTGTTTTCAGGCTGAAGTCTCTAAAGGAAGGACAGTCGCGATGTCTTTTAACACAAGCAGCTCGTCATCATACTGCTCAG TTAAACTTCTTCAAAAGGGGGATTAAATCGCTAGAGGCAATTGACCCATATGTAAAGCTGATTGCCGAAAAGCAACATATAGACTACCAACTTAGCGGGCTTGATGACaatgatggagaagatgaggaagaaaacaGTTATGATTCTAAAGATCAAGGAGAATTAAGCTTTGACTATCGCCCACAAAAGCTGGGAAATGACGCTGTGGCGACGTCAAGGAACTCAATGGAG TTGGACCAGGAAGAAGAGTCGGTCCCCAAACCATCAACAATGGAAAATACAGAG TTCAGATTTGAGAAAGTTCAAGCTGATTCACAGATGCTGGACAGTGAGCCAAGGACTAGTAACTACAGCCACTCTGCACCCATCCTCGCCGAAAAGAAGATTGATCCCGCTGAGAGAATAAGACGAATGCGTCCTTCCCTTACACAGAAGTTTCACACATATGTACTGCCTACTCCTGGTGATGCAAAACCTTCAAGTTCCACAAGAACAAGTTCAGCTCCTCGCTCTAGACCGAAAAACCTCTCGGACCAAAATATTTGGCTTTCATCCCCCATCGAAACCAATATGAATAAGCGAGACTCAAAAGAGGATTCCCAATCAGTTGGGAATAGCATCCAAGCCTCCACCCGTCTACCTCCTTTGGCCGATGGATTGCCTTCTCGGCCGAGTGATGCGGTTGATTCATCCGAtcataagaaaataaaaagaCAAGCTTTCTCCGGTCCTTTAAGCAATAATCCCCGCTCCACAAAATCTAGTTTATCTGCTTTTGGTCCAATTTCTGGCCCTATATCTCAACCTTTAATACCTCGACCATCATCTCCTAAAGCGTCACACCGCTCTCCTCCATCGGTGTCACCGCCCAAGATAAGTGAACATCATGAACTTCCTAGGCCACCTGGCAATGCGATCAACAAACCTGGATTCAGTGGATTTGCTGCTCCTTTCCCGTCAAAGAACTCTGAGTTTGCAGTGAAAAATAAAACCACATCTACTGCCTCTAATACAGCATCTCCCTTGCCAATGCCCCCAGTGACCTTTCCACGGAGTCTCTCTACACCTTCTAGCCACTATAGAGCTAAAGCTTTAAGCATCACAAAGGTTTTTGAGTCTTCTCAGCACAATAAAGATGCTGCTTCTCCTCCTCTGACACCTATGTCTTTATCAAATGCTAACACAGTATTAGCATCTCCTAGAGCTGGGACTTCGTCTCTCGAAAAATAA